In Arvicola amphibius chromosome 1, mArvAmp1.2, whole genome shotgun sequence, one DNA window encodes the following:
- the LOC119801324 gene encoding dolichyl-diphosphooligosaccharide--protein glycosyltransferase subunit 4: protein MITDVQLAIFANMLGVSLFLLVVLYHYVAVNNPKKQE, encoded by the coding sequence ATGATCACGGACGTGCAGCTCGCCATCTTCGCCAACATGCTGGGCGTGTCGCTTTTCTTGCTTGTGGTTCTCTATCACTACGTGGCAGTCAACAATCCCAAGAAGCAGGAATGA